The following DNA comes from Plasmodium gaboni strain SY75 chromosome Unknown, whole genome shotgun sequence.
TTAattctatttttttaatatgtatatcatgttgattattactatttgtttgtttttttgGTGATGAATTTCcaattatatgttttttgataatatcttcattttttcttatctTATTTGTAAGTAATGtttcttttatatctatatcTTTTTCAAACATATTCTCTATCttgttattatatgtgttgtcattttttttataatcttCTTGTTCATTcttcatattatttaagTCATCAAAATTTTCTTTGCCCACAACTTGattttcttcttctatCCTTTCTGTAAcactttttatattgtgttcctcatttttttttaaaactatttcattcatattttttctgacattgttcatatttatattgttatatatttttaatgttttattatttattatattgtgTGAATTAAACGAGTTGGTTTTATGTTCATCAGAAAATTTTGGCAATAAATAAGTTgatttttctttttcattttttaagacatgatgaaaaatattattattatcttcaatatcatttttgttgttatcatatttattttgtgaTTTATCATGGTCTCCATCTTTGTGTGcatttatttgattttcttctttttgatttttacatatgacttcattatatatattaatgtcatacatattattgttatcatctagatatttatttatatattctaaaAATTCTGTATCTGTAGGATTGTAGctttttaattcttttttgttttgtGAGGAAGgaagataatattttttaagatcatataaaatatccttgattttttttttctcatcgatatgataataatttatatgatcatcattagaataattattataaaaaatattatttgtttctTCGATTCTTTTCATATCTTGTGTATTATAACCAAAAGGTTTTTCATATTCATCAAGATCGTAATGATTGTCATTTTTATGATCTGCTTTGTTGTCTTCATCACATGATATTGAATcgttatatttatttttatttatatatttctttatttcGTTACTGTGTATGCAAAACGTTTCAACCTTTTTTCTGtttgtattattatcacatatattgttgatttttaaatcttttatttcatttacatatttattatttgtgTAAATATtctgttttttttcttccacattattataatcaaTATTAGTTGCATAATTAATATGTTGTTGGATATGATCATGAATTGaaaatttttgttttatatcATCTATAATATCTAGATTTAATTCCCTCGTTTTATTAGATTCTTCTTCGTCTTGATTATGAAATAAGTTTggattattatttattaaattttctgttttttttttttgatgtatttgattttttcggtttacattattattagaatgatttttatttttgtcagaattaatatttttattaaataaatttttatcatctttGTTAATTAATTTGcatatttcttttttctgTAGATGTATATctttcttattattattattattatatagaaTACATTTGTTGTCTAAATCTGATGAAGTATTATTATCGACActaatataataatttttgaTATTGTCAATCGGTTTCTTAATATGTGAGTTCCTTTCtttatttgtataaatCAATTTagtatttttatttatattattaaaagaattgacatttgtattttttttatatttcaaattTGATATGTcatcattaatatatttattaattgaATTATAAGACATATCTTCTATATGTTgaatatcattttttatgtcatttattttattttttcttaaattaTCGATAGGTTCTTCTCCTTGTTTATcctttataatatgtatatcattagaatatgatgatatatatgaattatataatttatatattttattattttctttttgatCTTGCTCCGGGtccatattattttctttcataTTACAA
Coding sequences within:
- a CDS encoding putative membrane protein (conserved Plasmodium membrane protein, unknown function) — encoded protein: EEAHKNNDYQNKLLTLMNVDESIYSNDNNNFNQFETNKKSDNSHNLNELLKYAESLTEQNKNNQTNEHEKSEYDHPLNKTQNDNNISDINNIDEFLSNFIKNYMTNKNDDNTQTYSNDKKQQYKQNEQCDNYHREYFKNVEHLYSHIKQNIEEEKKNEIKKIDDNINSDKEKIKYNNLSSKYSCNMKENNMDPEQDQKENNKIYKLYNSYISSYSNDIHIIKDKQGEEPIDNLRKNKINDIKNDIQHIEDMSYNSINKYINDDISNLKYKKNTNVNSFNNINKNTKLIYTNKERNSHIKKPIDNIKNYYISVDNNTSSDLDNKCILYNNNNNKKDIHLQKKEICKLINKDDKNLFNKNINSDKNKNHSNNNVNRKNQIHQKKKTENLINNNPNLFHNQDEEESNKTRELNLDIIDDIKQKFSIHDHIQQHINYATNIDYNNVEEKKQNIYTNNKYVNEIKDLKINNICDNNTNRKKVETFCIHSNEIKKYINKNKYNDSISCDEDNKADHKNDNHYDLDEYEKPFGYNTQDMKRIEETNNIFYNNYSNDDHINYYHIDEKKKIKDILYDLKKYYLPSSQNKKELKSYNPTDTEFLEYINKYLDDNNNMYDINIYNEVICKNQKEENQINAHKDGDHDKSQNKYDNNKNDIEDNNNIFHHVLKNEKEKSTYLLPKFSDEHKTNSFNSHNIINNKTLKIYNNINMNNVRKNMNEIVLKKNEEHNIKSVTERIEEENQVVGKENFDDLNNMKNEQEDYKKNDNTYNNKIENMFEKDIDIKETLLTNKIRKNEDIIKKHIIGNSSPKKQTNSNNQHDIHIKKIEL